A region of Silurus meridionalis isolate SWU-2019-XX chromosome 17, ASM1480568v1, whole genome shotgun sequence DNA encodes the following proteins:
- the kdm5c gene encoding lysine-specific demethylase 5C isoform X5, with product MAMEAGDEFIPPPECPVFEPSWEEFADPLGYIAKIRPIAEKSGICKIRPPPDWQPPFAVEVDNFHFTPRIQRLNELEAETRVKLNYLDRIAKFWEIQGSSLKIPNIERRIVDLFSLSKIVTEEGGFETVCKERRWARVAQKLGYPPGKNIGSLLRSHYERIVYPFEMFHSGASLLQCKPRPYESEDKDKDKDNVDKEYKPHSIPLRQSVQPSKTSSYGRRANRLQPEPEPTEEDIEKNPELKKLQIYGAGPKMMGLGLVARDKARKKDELPQTVIVKENSGIKEEPGETLITKSEPDIPPPPPNLIVKDEVKKKEEDESRTVAAKDPIKDEPCTKMTMRLRRNHSSSQFVDSFVCRMCGRGDEDEKLLLCDGCDDNYHTFCLLPPLTDPPKGNWRCPKCVAEECKKPAEAFGFEQATREYTLQSFGEMADTFKADYFNMPVHMVPTELVEKEFWRLVSSIEEDVTVEYGADIHSKEFGSGFPVNNGKRHLTEEEEAYARSGWNLNVMPVLEQSVLCHINADISGMKVPWLYVGMVFSAFCWHIEDHWSYSINYLHWGEPKTWYGVPSVAAEHLEEVMKKLTPELFEFQPDLLHQLVTIMNPNILMAHGVPVVRTNQCAGEFVITFPRAYHSGFNQGYNFAEAVNFCTADWLPLGRSCIEHYRHLRRYCVFSHEELTCKMAACPEKLDLNLAAATHREMFIIVQEERKLRKALLEKGITEAEREAFELLPDDERQCDKCKTTCFLSALACTNCPDRLVCLYHTQDLCSCPIDKLYLRYRYTLDELLAMLYRLKVRAESFDSWANRVKEALEQEEGNKIDFKNLEALKEEAAERKFPDNELLQRLTVVMADLLKCQSRSTELLNGTQSSKMSLQELREMVDTMQNHPCAVEQLGEVQVVLQKVEAFESRAQAVVSSSGGEWKQSSTPSEEDLQALLEEGSALPALAPACGLLSGLQEQRRWLEQVRRTIGPGGGEVTLAVLRNLMEAGCNVLQGVSVETAMAELQELLTIAERWEEKAQICLEDRQKHPLSTLEAIVNEAQLIPVQLPNILALHACLSRAHAWVTDLEEIQNGEHYPCLDDLEGLVAIGRDLPVRMEELRQLELQVASAHSWREKASKTFLKKNSQHSLLEVLCPCVEKRKKKEEDTLSSETDSDVDVLGLTAQDLRDPGAIVMAFKEGEQHEKEALLRMRQLNLAKPGLEKAPKEAQTTDIKQEQRWNEPMDMDTSLSSEKVSQQNGGSTHFHTVSQSVCVCGEQSHALLHRCHLCKDWFHGGCVPFPCVLGPTDVPLVNPLCWWDWDTRFLCPRCQRTRRPRLETILALLVALQKLPVRLPEGEALQCLTERAINWQGRAKQALDSPELQGALQRLQDLKETQSTAKEQPEVEKKGNSEEVIVLSDSEEPEDSVIDLTEECDAMKRNRDAAANGIQSGCENGVKKPDTENITGLESLLPLIPYLKGPVIELAPSTRAQLEELQLEGDLLEVTLDQTHTIYRLLQAASPPPRQTLHTLIQIELQEQKRSGRSSRMKDSKRKRKSQKSEGGAKPTEASESKKTRPVNHTPVQQQEEIL from the exons AT GGCAATGGAGGCCGGGGATGAGTTTATTCCGCCTCCAGAGTGTCCCGTGTTCGAGCCGTCCTGGGAGGAATTTGCAGATCCGCTCGGATACATTGCCAAGATCCGTCCAATCGCAGAGAAGTCAGGAATATGCAAGATTCGCCCTCCACCG GACTGGCAGCCACCTTTTGCTGTGGAAGTGGACAATTTCCATTTTACACCCCGTATCCAGAGACTGAATGAACTCGAG GCCGAGACGAGAGTGAAGCTGAATTATCTGGACCGGATAGCCAAATTCTGGGAGATCCAGGGCTCTTCGCTCAAAATCCCTAACATCGAGCGACGCATCGTCGACCTGTTCAGCTTGTCCAAG ATCGTCACAGAAGAAGGGGGCTTTGAGACGGTCTGTAAGGAGAGGAGATGGGCCCGAGTCGCCCAGAAGCTCGGCTACCCTCCGGGCAAAAACATCGGCTCCCTCCTGCGGTCGCACTACGAGAGAATCGTCTATCCTTTTGAGATGTTCCACTCTGGTGCTAGTTTACTG CAATGTAAGCCCAGGCCATATGAAAGTGAGGATAAGGATAAGGATAAAGATAACGTGGACAAAGAGTACAAGCCCCACTCCATTCCTCTTCGCCAGTCAGTCCAACCCTCCAAGACCAGCAGTTATGGCCGACGAGCCAACCGTCTACAGCCTGAG CCGGAACCCACCGAGGAGGACATAGAGAAGAACCCGGAGCTGAAGAAGCTGCAGATCTATGGAGCTGGACCCAAAATGATGGGACTGGGCCTGGTGGCTCGAGATAAGGCTAGAAAGAAAG aTGAACTTCCCCAGACTGTAATCGTTAAGGAAAACAGCGGCATCAAAGAAGAACCAGGCGAGACGTTAATTACCAAGTCGGAGCCGGACATCCCCCCACCACCCCCAAACCTCATCGTAAAAGATGAAGTTAAGAAAAAGGAAGAGGACGAGAGTCGAACCGTGGCAGCGAAAGATCCTATTAAAGACGAACCCTGCACCAAGATGACCATGCGGCTGAGACGCAACCACAGCAGCTCACAGTTT GTGGACTCGTTTGTGTGCCGTATGTGTGGCCGTGGGGACGAGGACGAGAAGCTGCTACTATGTGATGGTTGCGATGATAATTACCACACTTTCTGCCTTCTGCCTCCTCTTACAGACCCTCCCAAGGGCAATTGGCGCTGCCCCAAATGTGTAGCAGAG gaATGTAAGAAACCCGCCGAAGCTTTTGGTTTCGAGCAGGCGACACGAGAATACACGTTACAGAGTTTCGGCGAGATGGCGGACACGTTCAAAGCTGATTACTTCAACATGCCTGTCCAC ATGGTCCCAACAGAGCTGGTTGAGAAGGAGTTTTGGCGATTAGTCAGTAGTATTGAAGAGGATGTGACTGTCGAGTATGGTGCTGACATTCACTCCAAAGAGTTTGGGAGCGGTTTTCCTGTCAACAACGGCAAGAGACATTTAAccgaagaagaagag GCCTATGCACGTAGCGGCTGGAACCTGAACGTGATGCCAGTGTTGGAGCAGTCAGTATTGTGCCATATCAATGCCGACATCTCGGGTATGAAGGTTCCGTGGCTGTACGTGGGCATGGTGTTCTCTGCCTTCTGCTGGCACATCGAGGACCACTGGAGCTACTCAATCAACTACTTACACTG GGGGGAGCCCAAGACATGGTATGGCGTTCCTTCAGTAGCAGCAGAACATCTGGAGGAAGTAATGAAGAAGCTCACTCCTGAACTTTTCGAGTTCCAGCCAGATCTGCTCCATCAACTCGTCACAATCATGAACCCTAATATACTCATGGCCCATGGAGTGCCG GTTGTGCGTACGAATCAGTGCGCTGGAGAGTTTGTCATCACTTTCCCTCGAGCCTATCACAGTGGCTTCAATCAGGGATATAATTTTGCTGAAGCCGTGAACTTCTGCACTGCAGATTGG CTGCCCCTAGGGCGGTCATGTATTGAGCATTACAGGCACCTCAGACGCTACTGTGTTTTCTCTCATGAGGAGCTCACTTGCAAAATGGCCGCCTGCCCGGAGAAGCTGGACCTGAACCTGGCTGCAGCCACACACAGGGAAATGTTCATTATTGTCCAAGAAGAGAGGAAACTCCGCAAGGCCCTGCTGGAGAAG GGTATAACAGAGGCCGAGCGAGAGGCGTTTGAGTTGTTGCCCGATGATGAGAGGCAGTGTGATAAGTGTAAGACCACCTGCTTCCTGTCGGCTCTGGCTTGCACCAACTGCCCTGATCGCCTCGTTTGTCTCTACCACACGCAAGACCTCTGCTCCTGTCCCATAGACAAACTCTACCTCAG GTATCGCTACACTCTGGACGAACTGTTGGCCATGTTGTACCGGTTGAAGGTTCGAGCCGAGTCCTTCGACTCTTGGGCTAACCGAGTGAAAGAAGCCCTTGAACAGGAGGAGGGCAACAAAATAG ACTTTAAAAATCTGGAGGCACTGAAAGAGGAGGCGGCAGAACGTAAATTTCCTGACAACGAGCTGCTCCAACGGCTCACTGTTGTAATGGCTGACCTGCTTAAGTGCCAGAGCAGGAGCACAGAGCTTCTGAATGGCACGCAGAGCAGTAAGATGAGTCTTCAGGAGCTCCGGGAAATGGTGGACACCATGCAAAACCATCCTTGTGCAGTTGAGCAGCTTGGGGaggtgcag GTTGTGCTACAGAAGGTGGAGGCGTTTGAGTCACGTGCCCAGGCTGTAGTGAGCAGCAGTGGCGGTGAGTGGAAACAGTCCTCCACTCCATCAGAAGAGGATCTGCAGGCTTTGTTAGAGGAGGGCTCTGCGCTTCCGGCTCTAGCCCCTGCCTGTGGACTCCTGTCCGGCCTGCAGGAACAGAGACGCTGGCTGGAGCAGGTGCGCAGGACAATCGGGCCTGGGGGTGGAGAGGTGACTCTGGCTGTTCTAAGAAATCTGATGGAGGCCGGCTGCAATGTGCTGCAGGGCGTCAGCGTTGAGACCGCCATGGCAGAGCTGCAGGAGCTGCTGACCATCGCAGAGCGTTGGGAAGAGAAGGCCCAGATCTGTCTTGAAGATCG GCAGAAGCACCCACTCTCCACATTGGAGGCCATAGTGAATGAGGCCCAGCTAATCCCTGTGCAGTTGCCCAACATCTTGGCTCTCCACGCCTGCCTGAGTCGAGCCCATGCCTGGGTCACAGACCTAGAGGAAATCCAG AATGGAGAGCACTACCCATGTCTGGATGATCTAGAGGGTCTAGTGGCGATTGGCCGTGACCTTCCTGTACGGATGGAGGAGCTGCGACAGCTTGAGCTGCAGGTTGCCAGTGCTCACTCCTGGAGGGAAAAAGCCAGCAAGACCTTTCTGAAGAAGAACAGTCAGCACAGCCTTCTGGAG GTATTATGTCCGTgtgtggaaaagaggaagaagaaggaggaagacacaCTGAGCTCAGAAACCGACTCTGATGTGGATGTGTTGGGGCTCACTGCACAGGACCTCAGAGATCCAGGAGCCATT GTAATGGCATTCAAGGAGGGGGAACAGCATGAAAAAGAGGCTCTGCTGCGAATGCGGCAGCTGAACCTGGCCAAACCCGGCCTGGAGAAGGCGCCCAAGGAGGCACAGACTACAGACATCAAACAAGAGCAGAGGTGGAATGAACCAATGGACATGGACACGTCTCTTTCCTCAGAAAAAGTCTCACAACAGAATGGTGGTTCCACTCACTTCCACACAGTCAgccagtctgtgtgtgtttgcggtGAACAGTCACATGCTCTGCTCCACCGCTGCCATTTGTGCAAAGACTGGTTCCACGGAGGTTGTGTGCCCTTCCCTTGTGTACTGGGACCTACTGACGTGCCACTTGTAAACCCACTCTGTTGGTGGGACTGGGACACACGATTCCTGTGCCCGCGGTGCCAGAGAACACGGCGTCCACGGCTAGAAACTATTCTGGCTTTGTTAGTGGCATTGCAGAAGCTGCCTGTGAGACTGCCAGAGGGCGAGGCTCTGCAGTGTCTCACAGAGAGAGCGATTAACTGGCAGGGCCGAGCCAAACAAGCTCTGGATTCCCCTGAGCTGCAGGGGGCACTGCAGAGACTTCAGGACCTGAAAGAAACACAGAGCACGGCAAAGGAGCAGCCGGAGGTGGAAAAGAAAGGTAATTCGGAAGAGGTGATCGTACTGTCGGACTCCGAGGAGCCGGAAGATAGCGTGATCGATCTGACGGAGGAGTGTGACGCGATGAAACGCAACAGGGATGCAGCTGCTAATGGAATACAG TCTGGTTGTGAAAATGGCGTTAAGAAGCCAGACACTGAAAATATAACAG GGTTGGAGTCTCTGCTGCCATTAATACCATATCTTAAAGGGCCAGTAATCGAACTGGCCCCTTCAACAAGAGCTCAGTTAGAAGAGCTGCAACTTGAAGGTGACCTGCTCGAGGTTACTCTCGATCAGACGCACACCATCTATCGACTCCTGCAAGCAGCATCTCCGCCTCCTCGGCAGACTCTACACACGCTTATACAG ATCGAGTTGCAGGAACAGAAGCGCTCAGGTCGTAGCAGCAGGATGAAGGACTCCAAAAGGAAGAGG
- the kdm5c gene encoding lysine-specific demethylase 5C isoform X4, which yields MAMEAGDEFIPPPECPVFEPSWEEFADPLGYIAKIRPIAEKSGICKIRPPPDWQPPFAVEVDNFHFTPRIQRLNELEAETRVKLNYLDRIAKFWEIQGSSLKIPNIERRIVDLFSLSKIVTEEGGFETVCKERRWARVAQKLGYPPGKNIGSLLRSHYERIVYPFEMFHSGASLLQCKPRPYESEDKDKDKDNVDKEYKPHSIPLRQSVQPSKTSSYGRRANRLQPEPEPTEEDIEKNPELKKLQIYGAGPKMMGLGLVARDKARKKDELPQTVIVKENSGIKEEPGETLITKSEPDIPPPPPNLIVKDEVKKKEEDESRTVAAKDPIKDEPCTKMTMRLRRNHSSSQFVDSFVCRMCGRGDEDEKLLLCDGCDDNYHTFCLLPPLTDPPKGNWRCPKCVAEECKKPAEAFGFEQATREYTLQSFGEMADTFKADYFNMPVHMVPTELVEKEFWRLVSSIEEDVTVEYGADIHSKEFGSGFPVNNGKRHLTEEEEAYARSGWNLNVMPVLEQSVLCHINADISGMKVPWLYVGMVFSAFCWHIEDHWSYSINYLHWGEPKTWYGVPSVAAEHLEEVMKKLTPELFEFQPDLLHQLVTIMNPNILMAHGVPVVRTNQCAGEFVITFPRAYHSGFNQGYNFAEAVNFCTADWLPLGRSCIEHYRHLRRYCVFSHEELTCKMAACPEKLDLNLAAATHREMFIIVQEERKLRKALLEKGITEAEREAFELLPDDERQCDKCKTTCFLSALACTNCPDRLVCLYHTQDLCSCPIDKLYLRYRYTLDELLAMLYRLKVRAESFDSWANRVKEALEQEEGNKIDFKNLEALKEEAAERKFPDNELLQRLTVVMADLLKCQSRSTELLNGTQSSKMSLQELREMVDTMQNHPCAVEQLGEVQVVLQKVEAFESRAQAVVSSSGGEWKQSSTPSEEDLQALLEEGSALPALAPACGLLSGLQEQRRWLEQVRRTIGPGGGEVTLAVLRNLMEAGCNVLQGVSVETAMAELQELLTIAERWEEKAQICLEDRQKHPLSTLEAIVNEAQLIPVQLPNILALHACLSRAHAWVTDLEEIQQNGEHYPCLDDLEGLVAIGRDLPVRMEELRQLELQVASAHSWREKASKTFLKKNSQHSLLEVLCPCVEKRKKKEEDTLSSETDSDVDVLGLTAQDLRDPGAIVMAFKEGEQHEKEALLRMRQLNLAKPGLEKAPKEAQTTDIKQEQRWNEPMDMDTSLSSEKVSQQNGGSTHFHTVSQSVCVCGEQSHALLHRCHLCKDWFHGGCVPFPCVLGPTDVPLVNPLCWWDWDTRFLCPRCQRTRRPRLETILALLVALQKLPVRLPEGEALQCLTERAINWQGRAKQALDSPELQGALQRLQDLKETQSTAKEQPEVEKKGNSEEVIVLSDSEEPEDSVIDLTEECDAMKRNRDAAANGIQSGCENGVKKPDTENITGLESLLPLIPYLKGPVIELAPSTRAQLEELQLEGDLLEVTLDQTHTIYRLLQAASPPPRQTLHTLIQIELQEQKRSGRSSRMKDSKRKRKSQKSEGGAKPTEASESKKTRPVNHTPVQQQEEIL from the exons AT GGCAATGGAGGCCGGGGATGAGTTTATTCCGCCTCCAGAGTGTCCCGTGTTCGAGCCGTCCTGGGAGGAATTTGCAGATCCGCTCGGATACATTGCCAAGATCCGTCCAATCGCAGAGAAGTCAGGAATATGCAAGATTCGCCCTCCACCG GACTGGCAGCCACCTTTTGCTGTGGAAGTGGACAATTTCCATTTTACACCCCGTATCCAGAGACTGAATGAACTCGAG GCCGAGACGAGAGTGAAGCTGAATTATCTGGACCGGATAGCCAAATTCTGGGAGATCCAGGGCTCTTCGCTCAAAATCCCTAACATCGAGCGACGCATCGTCGACCTGTTCAGCTTGTCCAAG ATCGTCACAGAAGAAGGGGGCTTTGAGACGGTCTGTAAGGAGAGGAGATGGGCCCGAGTCGCCCAGAAGCTCGGCTACCCTCCGGGCAAAAACATCGGCTCCCTCCTGCGGTCGCACTACGAGAGAATCGTCTATCCTTTTGAGATGTTCCACTCTGGTGCTAGTTTACTG CAATGTAAGCCCAGGCCATATGAAAGTGAGGATAAGGATAAGGATAAAGATAACGTGGACAAAGAGTACAAGCCCCACTCCATTCCTCTTCGCCAGTCAGTCCAACCCTCCAAGACCAGCAGTTATGGCCGACGAGCCAACCGTCTACAGCCTGAG CCGGAACCCACCGAGGAGGACATAGAGAAGAACCCGGAGCTGAAGAAGCTGCAGATCTATGGAGCTGGACCCAAAATGATGGGACTGGGCCTGGTGGCTCGAGATAAGGCTAGAAAGAAAG aTGAACTTCCCCAGACTGTAATCGTTAAGGAAAACAGCGGCATCAAAGAAGAACCAGGCGAGACGTTAATTACCAAGTCGGAGCCGGACATCCCCCCACCACCCCCAAACCTCATCGTAAAAGATGAAGTTAAGAAAAAGGAAGAGGACGAGAGTCGAACCGTGGCAGCGAAAGATCCTATTAAAGACGAACCCTGCACCAAGATGACCATGCGGCTGAGACGCAACCACAGCAGCTCACAGTTT GTGGACTCGTTTGTGTGCCGTATGTGTGGCCGTGGGGACGAGGACGAGAAGCTGCTACTATGTGATGGTTGCGATGATAATTACCACACTTTCTGCCTTCTGCCTCCTCTTACAGACCCTCCCAAGGGCAATTGGCGCTGCCCCAAATGTGTAGCAGAG gaATGTAAGAAACCCGCCGAAGCTTTTGGTTTCGAGCAGGCGACACGAGAATACACGTTACAGAGTTTCGGCGAGATGGCGGACACGTTCAAAGCTGATTACTTCAACATGCCTGTCCAC ATGGTCCCAACAGAGCTGGTTGAGAAGGAGTTTTGGCGATTAGTCAGTAGTATTGAAGAGGATGTGACTGTCGAGTATGGTGCTGACATTCACTCCAAAGAGTTTGGGAGCGGTTTTCCTGTCAACAACGGCAAGAGACATTTAAccgaagaagaagag GCCTATGCACGTAGCGGCTGGAACCTGAACGTGATGCCAGTGTTGGAGCAGTCAGTATTGTGCCATATCAATGCCGACATCTCGGGTATGAAGGTTCCGTGGCTGTACGTGGGCATGGTGTTCTCTGCCTTCTGCTGGCACATCGAGGACCACTGGAGCTACTCAATCAACTACTTACACTG GGGGGAGCCCAAGACATGGTATGGCGTTCCTTCAGTAGCAGCAGAACATCTGGAGGAAGTAATGAAGAAGCTCACTCCTGAACTTTTCGAGTTCCAGCCAGATCTGCTCCATCAACTCGTCACAATCATGAACCCTAATATACTCATGGCCCATGGAGTGCCG GTTGTGCGTACGAATCAGTGCGCTGGAGAGTTTGTCATCACTTTCCCTCGAGCCTATCACAGTGGCTTCAATCAGGGATATAATTTTGCTGAAGCCGTGAACTTCTGCACTGCAGATTGG CTGCCCCTAGGGCGGTCATGTATTGAGCATTACAGGCACCTCAGACGCTACTGTGTTTTCTCTCATGAGGAGCTCACTTGCAAAATGGCCGCCTGCCCGGAGAAGCTGGACCTGAACCTGGCTGCAGCCACACACAGGGAAATGTTCATTATTGTCCAAGAAGAGAGGAAACTCCGCAAGGCCCTGCTGGAGAAG GGTATAACAGAGGCCGAGCGAGAGGCGTTTGAGTTGTTGCCCGATGATGAGAGGCAGTGTGATAAGTGTAAGACCACCTGCTTCCTGTCGGCTCTGGCTTGCACCAACTGCCCTGATCGCCTCGTTTGTCTCTACCACACGCAAGACCTCTGCTCCTGTCCCATAGACAAACTCTACCTCAG GTATCGCTACACTCTGGACGAACTGTTGGCCATGTTGTACCGGTTGAAGGTTCGAGCCGAGTCCTTCGACTCTTGGGCTAACCGAGTGAAAGAAGCCCTTGAACAGGAGGAGGGCAACAAAATAG ACTTTAAAAATCTGGAGGCACTGAAAGAGGAGGCGGCAGAACGTAAATTTCCTGACAACGAGCTGCTCCAACGGCTCACTGTTGTAATGGCTGACCTGCTTAAGTGCCAGAGCAGGAGCACAGAGCTTCTGAATGGCACGCAGAGCAGTAAGATGAGTCTTCAGGAGCTCCGGGAAATGGTGGACACCATGCAAAACCATCCTTGTGCAGTTGAGCAGCTTGGGGaggtgcag GTTGTGCTACAGAAGGTGGAGGCGTTTGAGTCACGTGCCCAGGCTGTAGTGAGCAGCAGTGGCGGTGAGTGGAAACAGTCCTCCACTCCATCAGAAGAGGATCTGCAGGCTTTGTTAGAGGAGGGCTCTGCGCTTCCGGCTCTAGCCCCTGCCTGTGGACTCCTGTCCGGCCTGCAGGAACAGAGACGCTGGCTGGAGCAGGTGCGCAGGACAATCGGGCCTGGGGGTGGAGAGGTGACTCTGGCTGTTCTAAGAAATCTGATGGAGGCCGGCTGCAATGTGCTGCAGGGCGTCAGCGTTGAGACCGCCATGGCAGAGCTGCAGGAGCTGCTGACCATCGCAGAGCGTTGGGAAGAGAAGGCCCAGATCTGTCTTGAAGATCG GCAGAAGCACCCACTCTCCACATTGGAGGCCATAGTGAATGAGGCCCAGCTAATCCCTGTGCAGTTGCCCAACATCTTGGCTCTCCACGCCTGCCTGAGTCGAGCCCATGCCTGGGTCACAGACCTAGAGGAAATCCAG CAGAATGGAGAGCACTACCCATGTCTGGATGATCTAGAGGGTCTAGTGGCGATTGGCCGTGACCTTCCTGTACGGATGGAGGAGCTGCGACAGCTTGAGCTGCAGGTTGCCAGTGCTCACTCCTGGAGGGAAAAAGCCAGCAAGACCTTTCTGAAGAAGAACAGTCAGCACAGCCTTCTGGAG GTATTATGTCCGTgtgtggaaaagaggaagaagaaggaggaagacacaCTGAGCTCAGAAACCGACTCTGATGTGGATGTGTTGGGGCTCACTGCACAGGACCTCAGAGATCCAGGAGCCATT GTAATGGCATTCAAGGAGGGGGAACAGCATGAAAAAGAGGCTCTGCTGCGAATGCGGCAGCTGAACCTGGCCAAACCCGGCCTGGAGAAGGCGCCCAAGGAGGCACAGACTACAGACATCAAACAAGAGCAGAGGTGGAATGAACCAATGGACATGGACACGTCTCTTTCCTCAGAAAAAGTCTCACAACAGAATGGTGGTTCCACTCACTTCCACACAGTCAgccagtctgtgtgtgtttgcggtGAACAGTCACATGCTCTGCTCCACCGCTGCCATTTGTGCAAAGACTGGTTCCACGGAGGTTGTGTGCCCTTCCCTTGTGTACTGGGACCTACTGACGTGCCACTTGTAAACCCACTCTGTTGGTGGGACTGGGACACACGATTCCTGTGCCCGCGGTGCCAGAGAACACGGCGTCCACGGCTAGAAACTATTCTGGCTTTGTTAGTGGCATTGCAGAAGCTGCCTGTGAGACTGCCAGAGGGCGAGGCTCTGCAGTGTCTCACAGAGAGAGCGATTAACTGGCAGGGCCGAGCCAAACAAGCTCTGGATTCCCCTGAGCTGCAGGGGGCACTGCAGAGACTTCAGGACCTGAAAGAAACACAGAGCACGGCAAAGGAGCAGCCGGAGGTGGAAAAGAAAGGTAATTCGGAAGAGGTGATCGTACTGTCGGACTCCGAGGAGCCGGAAGATAGCGTGATCGATCTGACGGAGGAGTGTGACGCGATGAAACGCAACAGGGATGCAGCTGCTAATGGAATACAG TCTGGTTGTGAAAATGGCGTTAAGAAGCCAGACACTGAAAATATAACAG GGTTGGAGTCTCTGCTGCCATTAATACCATATCTTAAAGGGCCAGTAATCGAACTGGCCCCTTCAACAAGAGCTCAGTTAGAAGAGCTGCAACTTGAAGGTGACCTGCTCGAGGTTACTCTCGATCAGACGCACACCATCTATCGACTCCTGCAAGCAGCATCTCCGCCTCCTCGGCAGACTCTACACACGCTTATACAG ATCGAGTTGCAGGAACAGAAGCGCTCAGGTCGTAGCAGCAGGATGAAGGACTCCAAAAGGAAGAGG